ACGCTCCGGCGCAGGCGGCGCCGCGTGAGTTCATCGGGCCGCAGCGGCTCGAGATACTCGGCCCACGCGGGCCCGCGCCCGCCGTTCTGATCTCTCCTATTCATCGTCATCCGCTCCTCCGGCGCCGGAGGCGGGCGCTTCGCCGAGAAGCCGGCGCAGCGCGTGCCTGCCGTGATGAAGGTTCGCCCTCGAAGTTCCGACTGCGATCCCGAGAATCTTCGCGATCTCCGCGTGGTCGTACCCTTCGAGGTCGTACATCATGACTGCCGTTCTCTGTCGTTCCGGAAGCTGCCCGAGTGCGTCGAGTACTCGCTTCCGTGCGTGTCTCCGCTCGAATTCACGATGCGGATCGTCCCGCGACGCCGCCGTGTCCGTCAGCTCCGAATGCGTCCGCAAGAGCTCACGCCGCCGGAGGTTCAGGCACGTGCTCCTCAGCACGCGATAGAACCACGGGCCGAAACGGCTTCCCGGCCGCAACTGCCCGATCCGCTCGAGCGCGCGAATGAACGCGGCCTGTACCGCGTCTTCCGCGTCCTGCTCGTGGCGCAGAATCGACAGCGCCACCGCGTAGGCCGGGTCCGTATATCTTGTCACGAACAGGGAAAACGCCCGCGAATCGCCGGCCTGCACGGCCTCCACGAGGCCGGGCTCGTCCGCGCCGGGATCCGGCGGCTCCACAGGTCCGGAGCCGGGGCCGGCCGCGTCGCCGGGCGATCCGTTACGCGTTCGCGTTTCCTCCGCCAAAGACATCCCCATCGCTTGGGTAACACGCCCTCGATGCCGGCCGTTGCACCGGCTCCGGGCGGCGTTTGCCCCGGCGCTTGTTCCTTCACCGTGGCCGTCGCATCTTCGGCTCCGTGAACAACGAAACGCAAGCCCGGCCCGCCGCCGCCGAAACGCCCGATCGAGCCCATGCTCTAGCTGGCCGAACCCTCATCCAGGAACGCATCCGCGGCATGCGAAAAGTCGTGGGGAGAAGGCTCTCGCCCGGCGACATCGTCCTCAGGAAGGCGTCTCCCGAAGTGCGGCGCCATCTCTTCGAGGAAGCGTGCGAGCTGTACTGGAACGAGATGAGCTGGGAGGAGATCACCCAGGAGGAACTCATCGGAGACGAGGCACTCACGGAGATGATCTTCCCCGGGCTGCTCGCGCTCATCGACGCGTTCCTTCCGAAGGCTCCGAACGGGGAGCCGGATCGAGACCGCGAGCACCGCGACGTCGTACACGATTTTCTCGATTGGCTGGCCGCCCGGCTCGTGACCCTGCGCGAGGCGCGACCCGCCGCGGAGGACGCGAGGGCGCGGAACCTCCGCCAGAAGAACGTGACCGACGCCCTCATCGACCTCATCGCGTTTCGCGTGTGCGCACTGACTTCCGACGAGATCGAGACCTACCAGAACGCCTGAATTCCATTCGAAGAAAAGACGGATGAATACGATCGTCTGCATGAAGCGCGTGCCGGACTCGGCCACGCGGGTGAGAGTGACCCCCGACGGCGCGGGACTGGATCCGGCCGGCGTCAAGTACGTCGTGAACCCCTACGACGAGTTCGCGCTCGAGGATGCGATCCGCCGCAAGGAAGAGGCGGGGGAGGGGAAGGTGACGGTCATCGCCCTCGGCCCCCCGGAGACCGCCGAATCGATCCGCCAGGCGCTCGCGATGGGGGCGGATGAGGGCGTCCTGCTCTCGTGCGCGGGCTCGCACGACGCGCTCTCCGTCGCGCGGACGCTGGCCGACGAGATTCGAGGCCGCGAGGTCGACCTCGTGCTGTTCGGGAAGCAGGCGATCGATGACGACAACATGCAGGTCCCGCAGATGGTGGCCGAGTTTCTGGGCCTCCCGTGCGCGACCGTCGTCGTCGGCCTCGAGATCGCGGGAGGCGATGCGACGGCGCGCCGCGAGGTGGAAGGCGGCCACGAGGTCGTCGAGTTCTCGCTGCCGGCCGTCGTCTCGACGCAGAAGGGGCTCAACGAGCCGCGGTATCCGAGCCTCAAGGGGATCATGGCGGCGAAGCGGAAGCCGCTCGAGGAACGGGAGGTGACGCTCGATGCGCCGACGATCGAATTCCTCCGCCTCGATGAACCGCCGGCGCCGGCCGCGGGCCGGATCGTCGGCGAGGGGGTGGACGCCGTGCCGGAGCTGGTGCGGGCGTTGCGCGACGAAGCGGGGGTGCTCTGATGCCCGGGGCGCTGGCGTACGCCGAGATCCGCGACGGAGAGGTGAGCCGGGCCTCGCGGGAGGCGGTCGGGCTCGCGCGGCGGATCGCTGCCGACGCGGGAGGAGAGACCCACGCCGTCGCGCTCGGTCCCCCCGGTACGGAGGCCGCGGCCGCTCAACTCTGCGGTTTCGGCGCCGACCGCACCTGGGTCGGCGAGTCGGAGGCTCTCGCGCTGTCTCAGCCGGATATCGCCGCGGCGGCCATTGCCCGGCTCGTCGAGGCCGGGGACTACGACGCCGTGATCTTCGCGGCGACCGCCCAGGGGAGGGACATCGCTCCGCGCGTCGGTGCGCGGCTCGGGCGCAGCGTGGCCTCGGAAGTCGTCGAATGCCGGCGGGAGGACGGCGCCATCGTCGTCCGCCGGCCCATGTACGCCGGGAAGGCGATCGCGACCCTGCGCTTCACCCCGGGTCCGGCCGTGATGACGATCCGGGCCAACGTCTTCGCGCCGGCCGAGGAGAGCGCGACGGGGCAGATGTCGAGCCTGGATCTCGAGGGTCTCGAGGGCCGGGTGCGGACGACCGCGCTGGAGCAGGGGGATCGCGACCGGCTCGACGTGAGCGAGGCGACGACGATCGTCTCGGGCGGCCGCGGGATGCAGGGGCCGGAGCACTGGCCGCTGCTCGAGGCGCTCGTGGAAGCGCTCGGCGACGAGGCGGCGCTCGGCGCGAGCCGGGCGGTCGTGGATGCGGGCTGGCGGCCGCATGGGGAACAGGTGGGCCAGACCGGCAAGACCGTGTCGCCCAACCTCTACTTCGCGGTCGGGATCAGCGGGGCGATCCAGCACCTCGCCGGGATGCGCACGGCCAAGGTCATCGTGGCGATCAACCGCGATGCGGATGCGCCGATCTTCGGGGTGGCGGACTACGGTCTCGTGGGGGACGTGTTCGAGGTGCTGCCGGCGCTCACCGAGGCGGTTCGCGAAGCCCGCCAGGGCAGTTGAGTCCGGATCGACCGGCATGAGTCTCCGGGCCGTGCGCGCGGACATCGCGCGTTGGGCGGAGCAGGGCGATCCCATCGCCGTGGCGACGCTCATCGCCGTGCGCCGTTCGGCGCCGCTGCCGCCGGGCGCGCGGTTCGCGATCTCGGCCGCCGGAGAGCTGAGCGGCTCGATCTCGAGCGGGTGCGTGGAAGGCGACCTGCACGAACGGCTCTCCGCGCTGCTGGGTGGCGGCGCGCCGGCCTCCGTCACGTACGGGATCACGGACGAAATGGCCGCGGGCGTGGGCCTCTCCTGCGGCGGGGAGATCGACGTCCTCCTCGACCACTACGATCCCGGCGACCCCGTCTGGCATCGCCTCTGGCAGCTCCAGGAGGCCGGCGCCCCGGGTGTCCTCCTCACCGGCGCGGCGGCGCGCACGCGCTCGCGGCAACTCCTCCTCGAACCGGACCGGTCGCTGGGAACGCTCGGGTCCGCCGAACTCGACCGGGCGGCCCGCTCCCGCGTCGACGATTGGCTCGGCCGGTCGGACGCCCGCGTCGTCGAACTCGTGCGGGACGATCCGGACAGCCTCGTCTTCGTCGAGTCCTTCGCCCCTCCCCCGCGGCTCGTCATCGTGGGGGCGACCCCGATCGGGCATGCGCTGTGCGCGATGGCGCACCACACCGGCTTCGAGGTCGTGGTCGTGGATCCGCGCGAGGCCTTCCTGCGGCCGGAGCGGTTTTCGGATGCCGCGTCGCTCGACGCGCGCTGGCCGGACGAGGCGATGGCCGCGCTCGATCTCGACCCCCGAACGAGCGTCGTCATCCTCACGCACGACGAGAAGCTGGATGAGCCCGCACTGGAGACGGCGCTCGCCTCCCGCTGCGGCTACATCGGCCTCCTCGGCGGACGCCGGACGCAGCAGCAACGTCGAGCCGCGCTCCTCGCTCGGGGGCTGGACGAGGCGGCATGCGACCGCATCCATGGTCCGGTCGGGCTGCGGATCGGCGCCCGCTCGCCCGCGCAGATCGCCGTCTCCATCCTCGCGCAGCTCATCGCCCTCGACAGAGCGCCCTGACGCCGGCGCGGGATCGCGCCGCGCCGGTTCAGTCGCGTTCAATCACGCGCGCGCCGGATCTTCCACCGGTCCACCACGCGCCGACCCCGCACGACCTCGAAGCGGTCGAAGTGCGCGACCGTGAGGCAGGCGTGATTCGGAAGGACGCGGACCTTCTCGCCCACGGCGAACCGCCCGGACAGGCGCCCGTGTTCCTGGCTCACGGAACGCACCTGATGGTCGCTCAGCTCCCGTCCGGACGTGTCGCGGAAGAGGCGGCCGTAGTGAGGCGGATCGTCCGGCCCCACATCCTTGGACAGAGCGAGCGCGCCGCAGTCCGCGATCGCCCCGTCGGATCCTTCGCGCGCGGAGACGACCGTCGCGAGCACCGTGACCGCGCAGTCGCTCACCGCGCACGACCCGAGCCGCGTCTGGGTGTAATCGTAAAGTGCGTAGTTCCCCGGCCGGGCCTCGTCGATTCCCTCCAGCGTCTCGACCCGGCTCATCCCGGGGGTCGAACCGAGCGAGAGCGCCCCCGGCTCGAGCCCCGCCTCGCGGAGTGCGCGACCCACTTCGACCATCACCCGTCGCTCCTCGTCCGCCAGCGCGGCGATGGCGGCGGGCGAACCCGCTCCGTAGGTGTGGCCGGCGTGCGTCAGGCATCCGCGCAGCGACAGCCGATCCGCGCGTGAGATCCGCCTCGCGATCTCGACGACCCGGCCGCTTTCGTGCGGGACGCCGGAGCGCCCGTAGCCACAGTCGATTTCGAGCCAGACGGAGAAGGGGGCGCCCGCGGCTTCGAGCGCCTCGACGGCCGTGGGGGAGTCCACCGTCACGCCGAGTTCGACGCGGCGGGAGAGCGCGGCCGCCTCGCCGATCCATGAGAGATTGAGGGGAAAGGCCCACAGGATGTCATCGAAGCCCGCCTCCGCGAAGATTCGGGCCTCCGCGAGCGTGGAAACGGCGATGCCCGACGCGCCGCTCGCTCGCTGAAGTTCGGCGATCTGCACACACTTGTGCGTCTTCACGTGGGGGCGAAGCCGAACGCCGAGGGCGTCCGTGCGTTCCTGCATGACCCGGAGGTTGTTCTCCAGGACATCGAGATCGAGGACAAGCGCCGGAGTGCGGAGATCGGACAGGTCCGGCGCGTGGGTGGCAGCGTTCCCGGCGTTCACGCAGCAAAGGTAGTTGGGGGATCACCGTTCCGCTAAGTTGCGAAGAGGGTTGCGGGCCGGTGGCGGGTCGAGTGACCGCAAAGCCGTAGAGGTCGTCTTATTCACGAAGAGAAGATCTTTCGGATCGGGCCGGAGGGTCGGGTTCCGGACGATGAACCGAGCGACGCGGATGTCGTGACCGCCGTAATCGAAGGCGATCGCGAGGCGTACGGTGTTCTCGTGCGCCGGTACAAGGACGTGCTGTACCGCTACGCGGAGCGCATGACCGGGCGCGCGGACGACGCCGCGGATATCGTGCAGCGCACGTTCATTCGCGGCTTTCGGAGCCTCGACCGCTGCCGTGATCGGGAACGGGTGGGAGGCTGGTTGTTTCGGATCGCCGTCAACCTGTGCAAGGATCAGTTGAAGGGGCGGGCACGGCGGGAGGTGTCGCTGGAGGCGGCCGGCCCGCTGACGGCGACGCGGGGTCTTCCCGAGGCGCGCGCCGAACGGACGGAAATACGGGAACAGATATACCGGGCCTTGCAGTCGCTGAGCGAAGAGCAGCGTGAAGCTTTCGTCCTCAAGCACGTCGAGGGCTGGTCGTACGAAGAGATGGCCGAGAGACTTGGAGCGTCGGTGTCCGCGTTGAAGATGCGCGTACATCGGGCTCGGGATCAGTTACAGGTGCTGTTAGAGAACTACCGATGAACGACGATCTGAAGCTGTACCTGGATGGAGAAATCGACCGTTCGGAACTCTCGCGGGAGTTTCGCAGGGAAGCCGAGCGGTGGGATGCCCTCCTGTCGGACGTGCGGGATTCGGGGGTGCACGGAGCTCCGGTCGGACTCGAATCGAGGGTCATGGCCGAGGTTCGCCAGGAGCGGCGTCGGCCCTTGCCGAGTCTCGTGGACTGGTGGGTGCATCCCCGCTCCGTGCGCGTCCGGCCCTGGCTGGGACTCGCGGCGGCCGCCGTGCTTGCGACGTTCTTCCTCTTGCCGCGGGAGAACGTATACACCGAGCCGGCGGGGGCGGCGACGGCACTCGTGGGCGAAGAAGTCCACTACGTGCAGTTCCGTCTCGAGGCGCCCGGCGCGGCGTCGGTCCACGTTGCGGGCGACTTCAACGACTGGCAGCCGGAGGTCGCGCTGGCCGATCCCTACGGGACCGGCGTGTGGACCGGTCGTGTGAGGCTCCCGCCCGGCGTGCACAAGTACATGTTCCTCGTGGACGGCGAGACCTGGATCACGGATCCGCACGCGGAACGTTATGTGGAGGACGGTTACGGCAACCAGAATGCCGTGATCGCCATCACGGGCGGCGCGGGCGCCCGCTCGCTGGCTCCCTAGCCAGAGCAGGCAGCCCGTGGCAACAGCCCTGCGGCGCCGTTCTCCCGCGGCCGTATTCCTCGTCGCCAGCCTTCTCGCGCTC
This genomic interval from Candidatus Palauibacter polyketidifaciens contains the following:
- a CDS encoding sigma-70 family RNA polymerase sigma factor, with the translated sequence MSLAEETRTRNGSPGDAAGPGSGPVEPPDPGADEPGLVEAVQAGDSRAFSLFVTRYTDPAYAVALSILRHEQDAEDAVQAAFIRALERIGQLRPGSRFGPWFYRVLRSTCLNLRRRELLRTHSELTDTAASRDDPHREFERRHARKRVLDALGQLPERQRTAVMMYDLEGYDHAEIAKILGIAVGTSRANLHHGRHALRRLLGEAPASGAGGADDDE
- a CDS encoding electron transfer flavoprotein subunit beta/FixA family protein; the encoded protein is MNTIVCMKRVPDSATRVRVTPDGAGLDPAGVKYVVNPYDEFALEDAIRRKEEAGEGKVTVIALGPPETAESIRQALAMGADEGVLLSCAGSHDALSVARTLADEIRGREVDLVLFGKQAIDDDNMQVPQMVAEFLGLPCATVVVGLEIAGGDATARREVEGGHEVVEFSLPAVVSTQKGLNEPRYPSLKGIMAAKRKPLEEREVTLDAPTIEFLRLDEPPAPAAGRIVGEGVDAVPELVRALRDEAGVL
- a CDS encoding electron transfer flavoprotein subunit alpha/FixB family protein, which translates into the protein MPGALAYAEIRDGEVSRASREAVGLARRIAADAGGETHAVALGPPGTEAAAAQLCGFGADRTWVGESEALALSQPDIAAAAIARLVEAGDYDAVIFAATAQGRDIAPRVGARLGRSVASEVVECRREDGAIVVRRPMYAGKAIATLRFTPGPAVMTIRANVFAPAEESATGQMSSLDLEGLEGRVRTTALEQGDRDRLDVSEATTIVSGGRGMQGPEHWPLLEALVEALGDEAALGASRAVVDAGWRPHGEQVGQTGKTVSPNLYFAVGISGAIQHLAGMRTAKVIVAINRDADAPIFGVADYGLVGDVFEVLPALTEAVREARQGS
- a CDS encoding XdhC family protein, which encodes MSLRAVRADIARWAEQGDPIAVATLIAVRRSAPLPPGARFAISAAGELSGSISSGCVEGDLHERLSALLGGGAPASVTYGITDEMAAGVGLSCGGEIDVLLDHYDPGDPVWHRLWQLQEAGAPGVLLTGAAARTRSRQLLLEPDRSLGTLGSAELDRAARSRVDDWLGRSDARVVELVRDDPDSLVFVESFAPPPRLVIVGATPIGHALCAMAHHTGFEVVVVDPREAFLRPERFSDAASLDARWPDEAMAALDLDPRTSVVILTHDEKLDEPALETALASRCGYIGLLGGRRTQQQRRAALLARGLDEAACDRIHGPVGLRIGARSPAQIAVSILAQLIALDRAP
- a CDS encoding alanine racemase, with translation MNAGNAATHAPDLSDLRTPALVLDLDVLENNLRVMQERTDALGVRLRPHVKTHKCVQIAELQRASGASGIAVSTLAEARIFAEAGFDDILWAFPLNLSWIGEAAALSRRVELGVTVDSPTAVEALEAAGAPFSVWLEIDCGYGRSGVPHESGRVVEIARRISRADRLSLRGCLTHAGHTYGAGSPAAIAALADEERRVMVEVGRALREAGLEPGALSLGSTPGMSRVETLEGIDEARPGNYALYDYTQTRLGSCAVSDCAVTVLATVVSAREGSDGAIADCGALALSKDVGPDDPPHYGRLFRDTSGRELSDHQVRSVSQEHGRLSGRFAVGEKVRVLPNHACLTVAHFDRFEVVRGRRVVDRWKIRRARD
- a CDS encoding sigma-70 family RNA polymerase sigma factor, with product MTAVIEGDREAYGVLVRRYKDVLYRYAERMTGRADDAADIVQRTFIRGFRSLDRCRDRERVGGWLFRIAVNLCKDQLKGRARREVSLEAAGPLTATRGLPEARAERTEIREQIYRALQSLSEEQREAFVLKHVEGWSYEEMAERLGASVSALKMRVHRARDQLQVLLENYR
- a CDS encoding isoamylase early set domain-containing protein, which encodes MNDDLKLYLDGEIDRSELSREFRREAERWDALLSDVRDSGVHGAPVGLESRVMAEVRQERRRPLPSLVDWWVHPRSVRVRPWLGLAAAAVLATFFLLPRENVYTEPAGAATALVGEEVHYVQFRLEAPGAASVHVAGDFNDWQPEVALADPYGTGVWTGRVRLPPGVHKYMFLVDGETWITDPHAERYVEDGYGNQNAVIAITGGAGARSLAP